The Algoriphagus sp. TR-M9 genome has a window encoding:
- a CDS encoding efflux RND transporter permease subunit — protein sequence MASLSNVSINRPVLAIVMSLVIMLFGAIGISLLGIREFPSVDPPVINVRTTYVGANADVIEAQITEPLEEAINGIQGIKSLTSTSNDGSSSITVEFDVGADLEAAANDVRDKVSGAQRNLPPDAEPPVVSKADADSEPIVFLNVKSDERSLLDLSDIAENIFKERLQTIPGVSRVQIWGEKEYSIRLRMDPLKMASYGVTPLDVLSKVQSENVELPSGKIEGETIELSVRTKSRLSTPQEFNDLIIKEDQNNIVRFQDVGTAELAALNERSILKRDGVPMVGVVLVPLPGSNSIEIADEFYRRLEFIEKDLPEDVGLEIGFDKTSYIRSSISEVQETIITAFVLVVAIIFLFLRDWRTTFIPVLTIPISLIGVFFVMYLMGFSINVLTLLGIVLSIGLVVDDAIVVLENIYSRIEKGENPQEAAAKGAEEIFFAVIATTVALAAVFLPVIFLTGTTGRLFREFGIVVAGAVIISSFVALTMTPMLSSKFLKKREKHNRFYNFTEPGFVWINNKYDRALSWFMQFRWVAFALVAIMGFGIYWLFNTIPTELAPTEDRGEIVIRMSGPEGATFSYMDRVIDQMVEDFKTEYTKDEVKGMVSVTSPGFGSSSTNSGFMRFILTDAEKREKSQGEYFNEINQKLKKYTGVKAFASQAQSIGNSRGGLPVQYVLQAPTLDKLKEVIPTFMAEVGKSPVFIFSDINLKFTKPELEIEIDREKARNIGVSIQEIARTLQLSYSGQRFAYFIRNGKQYQVVGEMRLEDRNEPVNLRMLYVRAENGSLVQLDNLVTVTEKSTPPQLYRFNRFVAGTVSANLAEGYTIGDGLEEMDRIAAEVLDESFTTDVSGPSKEFRESSNSLLFAFLFALVLIYLVLSAQFESFLDPLTIMFTVPLALFGALFTLWLFGFTLNIFSQIGIIMLIGLVTKNGILIVEFANQRKATGMSIHEAIYGAAVARFRPILMTSLSTILGILPIALGLGAGAESRVPMGAAVIGGLAFATILTLFVIPAIYTYLTSKEGRLARI from the coding sequence ATGGCGAGTTTATCGAATGTAAGTATCAACCGACCGGTATTGGCTATCGTGATGTCTTTGGTCATCATGCTATTCGGTGCCATAGGGATATCGCTTTTGGGAATCAGAGAATTTCCCAGCGTGGACCCTCCGGTGATCAATGTAAGAACTACCTATGTCGGTGCCAACGCTGATGTAATAGAAGCCCAGATCACCGAACCTCTCGAGGAGGCGATTAACGGTATTCAGGGGATTAAATCCCTGACATCAACCAGTAATGACGGAAGTAGTAGCATCACCGTGGAGTTTGACGTGGGAGCAGATCTGGAGGCAGCTGCCAATGACGTAAGGGACAAAGTATCCGGTGCTCAGCGAAACCTTCCCCCTGATGCTGAACCTCCGGTGGTGTCCAAAGCCGATGCTGACTCAGAACCCATCGTCTTCCTGAATGTAAAAAGTGATGAACGAAGCCTCTTGGATCTCTCAGATATTGCAGAGAATATTTTTAAAGAGAGGCTGCAAACTATACCCGGAGTAAGCCGGGTACAGATTTGGGGAGAAAAAGAATACTCCATCCGACTGCGGATGGACCCTCTGAAAATGGCATCCTATGGGGTGACCCCGCTAGATGTACTATCCAAAGTGCAGAGTGAGAATGTAGAATTGCCCTCAGGTAAAATTGAAGGGGAGACCATTGAGCTATCCGTCCGTACCAAGAGTAGATTGAGTACACCTCAGGAGTTCAATGACCTCATTATCAAAGAAGATCAAAATAATATTGTCCGCTTCCAGGATGTGGGCACAGCAGAGTTGGCAGCGCTCAATGAGCGAAGTATCCTGAAAAGGGATGGCGTGCCCATGGTCGGAGTGGTGTTGGTGCCGCTACCAGGCTCTAACAGTATTGAGATTGCAGATGAATTCTACAGACGATTGGAGTTTATCGAGAAGGACCTTCCCGAAGATGTAGGATTGGAAATCGGCTTTGACAAGACCAGTTACATCCGAAGTTCCATCTCTGAAGTGCAAGAAACCATCATCACGGCCTTCGTTTTGGTGGTGGCGATTATCTTTCTCTTTTTGAGGGACTGGCGAACTACTTTCATACCGGTACTGACTATTCCTATTTCTTTGATTGGGGTATTCTTTGTCATGTATTTAATGGGCTTTTCCATTAATGTGCTCACTCTGCTGGGGATTGTACTATCGATTGGTCTAGTCGTCGATGATGCCATCGTGGTTCTAGAAAATATTTATTCCCGTATTGAAAAAGGAGAAAATCCCCAAGAAGCCGCTGCAAAAGGAGCTGAAGAGATATTTTTTGCTGTAATCGCTACTACGGTAGCTTTGGCAGCGGTATTTCTTCCTGTGATTTTCTTGACTGGTACCACCGGTCGTTTGTTCCGGGAATTTGGGATAGTAGTAGCAGGGGCAGTGATTATATCTTCCTTCGTGGCCTTGACCATGACTCCTATGCTTAGCTCTAAATTTCTGAAGAAAAGAGAAAAGCATAACCGCTTTTATAATTTCACCGAGCCGGGGTTTGTATGGATCAATAACAAGTATGACCGTGCACTTTCTTGGTTTATGCAGTTTCGTTGGGTAGCCTTTGCCCTGGTGGCAATTATGGGCTTTGGCATCTACTGGTTGTTCAACACCATTCCTACCGAGCTGGCGCCTACAGAGGATAGAGGAGAGATTGTAATCCGGATGAGTGGACCAGAGGGAGCTACATTTAGCTACATGGACCGTGTAATTGACCAGATGGTAGAAGATTTCAAGACTGAGTATACCAAAGATGAGGTGAAAGGGATGGTATCAGTGACCTCTCCTGGGTTTGGTTCCTCAAGCACCAATTCCGGTTTTATGAGATTTATACTGACCGACGCCGAAAAACGAGAGAAGTCCCAGGGCGAGTATTTCAATGAGATCAATCAAAAGCTCAAGAAATACACAGGAGTGAAAGCCTTTGCTTCACAGGCTCAGTCTATTGGTAACAGCCGTGGGGGCCTACCTGTACAGTATGTATTGCAAGCGCCAACTTTGGATAAGCTGAAGGAGGTAATCCCTACCTTCATGGCTGAGGTAGGCAAAAGCCCCGTGTTTATTTTTTCCGATATCAACCTGAAATTCACTAAGCCAGAACTGGAAATTGAGATTGACCGTGAAAAAGCACGAAATATCGGTGTTTCTATTCAGGAGATAGCCAGGACTTTACAGCTATCCTATTCAGGGCAGCGTTTTGCCTATTTCATCAGAAACGGAAAGCAATACCAGGTGGTGGGTGAAATGCGACTGGAAGACCGTAATGAGCCGGTGAATTTGAGGATGCTTTATGTACGCGCTGAAAACGGCTCTCTGGTTCAGTTGGATAATTTGGTAACGGTGACAGAGAAGAGTACCCCTCCTCAGCTATACAGATTTAATCGATTTGTGGCAGGAACTGTGTCAGCCAACCTGGCCGAAGGATATACCATAGGCGATGGCCTGGAAGAAATGGACCGGATCGCTGCAGAAGTATTGGATGAATCCTTCACCACAGATGTTTCTGGACCATCCAAGGAATTCCGTGAAAGCTCCAATAGCTTACTATTCGCATTTTTGTTTGCTTTGGTATTGATTTATCTCGTGCTTTCTGCACAGTTTGAGAGCTTCTTGGATCCGCTTACCATTATGTTTACCGTGCCGCTGGCATTATTTGGAGCATTGTTTACGCTGTGGTTATTTGGATTTACCCTGAATATATTCAGTCAGATCGGCATTATTATGCTCATAGGACTGGTGACCAAAAACGGCATCCTAATCGTGGAATTTGCTAATCAGAGAAAAGCCACAGGTATGTCTATCCATGAGGCCATTTATGGTGCAGCTGTGGCTAGATTCAGACCTATTTTGATGACAAGTTTATCCACTATCCTAGGTATACTCCCTATAGCATTGGGACTTGGGGCCGGTGCAGAAAGCAGGGTGCCAATGGGAGCGGCAGTAATTGGAGGATTGGCTTTTGCCACGATATTGACATTATTTGTGATCCCTGCTATTTATACTTATCTCACTTCCAAAGAAGGAAGATTAGCTAGAATTTAA
- a CDS encoding Lnb N-terminal periplasmic domain-containing protein: MFSLIFLLTLSTLSLVQAQDLRISLLTCDPGEELYSAFGHSAIRVLDRQSGRDMVFNYGTFNFDTPNFYGKFATGRLDYILAVSTFDRFLAEYQYHQRSVREQVLDLNEDQKIQLVRFLENNYKPENRAYRYDFFYDNCATRIRDAMEKVLGEQLIWKDEAQVPVEKTFRDLIDEQVFYMPWADLGIDLALGSRLESDASPREEQFLPKYMEQAFARAEIEGDGPTRPLVSESKAILDFAPKVNSMPTVNPYWIFWVIFIAFAVLTFVGFRKKKLFLGIDITFFSLLGIVGLVMAFLWFGSEIRSTKWNWNLLWAFPGHLVLAIALLKKQIRSWVTKYLLAALIMADAAVVFWIMGWQSFHPSLIPLLLILILRTNYLYYNLPKFRQVLP, translated from the coding sequence ATGTTTAGTCTGATTTTTTTACTGACCCTCAGTACTTTAAGTTTGGTTCAGGCCCAAGACCTACGCATTTCTTTATTGACCTGTGACCCCGGGGAAGAGCTGTATTCTGCCTTTGGGCATAGTGCCATTCGGGTACTGGATAGGCAGTCTGGAAGAGATATGGTTTTTAACTATGGCACCTTCAACTTTGACACTCCTAATTTCTATGGAAAATTTGCTACCGGTAGACTGGACTACATCCTTGCGGTATCCACTTTTGACCGCTTTTTGGCTGAATACCAGTACCATCAGCGTAGTGTGCGTGAGCAGGTGCTGGACCTGAATGAGGATCAGAAAATCCAGCTGGTTCGATTTCTTGAGAATAATTACAAACCTGAAAACCGAGCCTATCGCTATGATTTTTTCTATGACAACTGTGCGACCAGAATACGGGATGCTATGGAGAAGGTTTTGGGTGAGCAACTGATCTGGAAGGATGAGGCGCAGGTACCGGTAGAGAAGACCTTCAGGGACCTGATAGATGAACAGGTTTTCTATATGCCCTGGGCGGATTTGGGGATAGATCTTGCGCTGGGATCAAGACTGGAAAGTGACGCCTCACCTCGGGAGGAGCAGTTTCTTCCCAAATATATGGAGCAGGCATTTGCCCGGGCAGAGATCGAGGGAGATGGGCCTACCCGGCCGCTGGTAAGTGAAAGTAAAGCGATTTTGGACTTTGCTCCCAAAGTAAACTCCATGCCTACAGTGAATCCCTATTGGATTTTCTGGGTGATTTTCATTGCTTTTGCCGTGCTGACTTTTGTGGGTTTCCGGAAGAAAAAGCTCTTTTTGGGGATAGATATCACGTTTTTCAGTCTCTTGGGGATTGTAGGCTTGGTTATGGCTTTTCTTTGGTTTGGCTCAGAAATCCGATCCACCAAGTGGAACTGGAATTTACTCTGGGCATTTCCGGGGCACTTGGTTTTGGCCATAGCTCTCTTGAAAAAGCAAATCAGGTCTTGGGTGACCAAGTATCTTTTGGCAGCACTGATCATGGCAGATGCAGCAGTGGTTTTTTGGATTATGGGCTGGCAGTCTTTTCATCCCAGCTTGATTCCTTTGCTGTTGATATTGATCTTGAGAACGAACTATCTCTATTACAATTTGCCTAAATTCAGACAGGTTCTGCCATAG
- a CDS encoding T9SS type A sorting domain-containing protein, with the protein MAVAFYGLLPRVMYPQEINAYKTVGNGNYNNPSTWNVFDGVTWQAASSKPTHVNDIYIDVGHRLTLTGDEEAKSVFINAQTSAGQKLNLNGYNLDIYGSLQAFDGAAPGTPSGTWNSQNWIGNSSSSSLTFKGSTRVIIPLNSWSGFSTQSRYSVIFEADPGNIFTIEEPIKAVRFTIRSGIVYQKLDTTVLPNFCPTLSFNTETSYYPAGVFGNFVIEDGGTLLTDCNEDIIFRSASVSANLFDLQSGGTLILEGTNPKIEAANFQMDGKVIFRGGATTKSLPAPTFADAGAITSFHDLEIEGNRNVQLPPTLTITGDMTQTGTGEFLSNTSHITFEGDVDQEISGFAFSPLDLTINKSDGEVRFEQDVSVQGSLSMQNGRLNFLDNSLTINSSSSGLLDYQGGSWENLASFTYANPPSTFNSDNGTFPFGDRYQGGVRKVQLLGTHSGGNLTVDYTEYRGADYNAGFVDTDNTPILYRLYSYFNFSGLNSSSNPLELRISADKLIVDEPEDLRLVCTGYAAPGSHKESSDETNLWAIRELTFDDLPGKNFTVGSFRTLSILPATWLSVQAERLGNAGLVKWSVAQHNAHDKFEIYRSSDPIGFRTKIAELSTNEDSEQVGYYSFLDYDYLLNTENYYIIKLIDETGNWSWSPVARLKNPTFKKIEQAYISPNPHRSGKITVWFPDQFNPTNSKVLVHTAQGNLLRSFSYEPFLLSSELESLQAGLYLCTFVGEDTTLKVRWIKK; encoded by the coding sequence TTGGCAGTTGCATTTTACGGTCTTTTGCCAAGGGTGATGTACCCCCAAGAAATAAATGCCTACAAAACGGTGGGTAATGGAAATTACAATAATCCTTCGACCTGGAATGTCTTTGATGGTGTGACCTGGCAAGCCGCATCTAGCAAGCCAACCCATGTTAATGACATCTATATAGATGTAGGGCACAGATTGACTTTAACAGGTGATGAAGAAGCTAAGAGTGTATTTATAAATGCACAAACCAGCGCTGGTCAAAAACTGAACTTAAACGGATACAATCTGGATATTTATGGAAGCCTTCAGGCATTTGACGGGGCTGCTCCTGGCACGCCTTCTGGAACTTGGAATAGCCAGAATTGGATTGGTAATTCCAGCTCAAGCTCCCTTACTTTTAAGGGCTCAACTCGGGTTATTATCCCCCTAAATTCATGGAGTGGATTTTCCACTCAAAGTAGGTACTCGGTTATTTTTGAAGCCGATCCCGGAAATATTTTTACGATAGAGGAACCAATTAAAGCAGTGCGATTCACGATTCGGTCTGGTATTGTTTATCAAAAATTAGACACCACTGTTTTACCAAATTTCTGTCCTACTTTATCCTTTAATACCGAAACCAGTTATTATCCAGCTGGAGTATTTGGAAATTTTGTAATTGAAGATGGAGGCACCCTACTCACAGATTGCAATGAAGATATCATTTTCCGATCAGCCTCTGTCAGCGCCAATCTTTTCGATCTGCAATCAGGAGGAACCCTGATTTTGGAAGGTACGAATCCTAAAATCGAAGCAGCCAATTTTCAGATGGACGGAAAGGTGATCTTCAGAGGAGGTGCCACTACCAAATCCCTGCCTGCACCTACTTTTGCTGATGCCGGTGCTATCACTTCATTTCATGATCTTGAAATAGAGGGAAATAGAAATGTGCAACTTCCTCCTACCCTTACTATCACCGGGGACATGACTCAAACAGGTACTGGAGAGTTTTTAAGCAACACCTCCCACATCACTTTTGAAGGTGATGTTGACCAGGAAATTTCAGGATTTGCTTTTAGTCCTCTGGATCTGACTATAAATAAGAGCGATGGGGAAGTCCGTTTTGAGCAGGATGTAAGTGTGCAGGGAAGCCTAAGCATGCAAAATGGAAGACTGAATTTCCTTGATAATTCTCTAACTATTAATTCTTCAAGTTCAGGGCTTTTGGATTATCAAGGCGGTTCATGGGAGAACCTAGCTAGTTTCACTTATGCAAATCCGCCCAGCACCTTTAACTCCGATAATGGCACCTTCCCTTTTGGTGACAGGTATCAAGGAGGCGTGCGAAAGGTCCAGTTGCTGGGTACTCACTCAGGAGGAAACCTGACTGTGGACTATACGGAATACCGGGGAGCTGATTATAATGCCGGTTTTGTTGATACAGATAATACCCCAATCCTTTATCGGCTTTACTCTTACTTTAATTTCTCAGGATTAAACTCAAGTTCGAATCCATTGGAGTTAAGGATTTCAGCAGACAAGCTAATTGTGGATGAGCCAGAAGATCTTAGATTGGTGTGTACGGGATATGCAGCTCCAGGAAGTCACAAAGAAAGTTCAGATGAAACTAACCTATGGGCAATACGAGAACTTACTTTCGATGATCTTCCAGGTAAAAACTTCACTGTAGGAAGTTTCCGCACACTCAGTATTTTACCTGCGACATGGCTATCTGTGCAGGCCGAAAGGCTTGGGAATGCCGGACTCGTCAAATGGTCGGTGGCTCAGCATAATGCCCATGACAAATTTGAAATATACCGTTCTTCAGACCCTATTGGCTTCCGCACCAAAATAGCCGAGCTTTCTACAAATGAAGACTCAGAGCAAGTAGGATACTATTCCTTTCTGGACTATGATTATTTGCTTAATACAGAAAATTACTACATCATCAAGCTCATAGACGAGACAGGAAATTGGTCATGGAGCCCGGTAGCTCGCCTTAAAAACCCAACATTTAAAAAAATCGAACAAGCATATATTTCTCCCAATCCGCACCGCTCAGGAAAGATCACTGTTTGGTTTCCAGACCAGTTCAACCCCACAAATTCCAAGGTTTTGGTTCACACTGCCCAAGGCAATTTGCTGCGCTCTTTCAGCTATGAGCCCTTCCTATTGAGCAGTGAACTGGAGTCCTTACAAGCTGGCTTGTATTTATGTACTTTCGTTGGCGAGGATACTACGCTAAAAGTTCGCTGGATTAAGAAATAG
- a CDS encoding TolC family protein, giving the protein MKKISLLLFLSVFGTSIYAQSNEALDLEKAITIGLEKNLDIKIAVETVEIQEGNERIGSGDYLMPLVDATYTRSFSNEDVEQVFATDPDPRTIDNAKSNSKNFSVVGIYGFRPESFIVLKRLGVLTEIFELDAKIAVENTVANISSAYYRLVLELQRHKVLQRTLELSQARLDIAEAQYSLGGAGKRDFLTAEVDYNSDLSLLLGQEQVIQNARVNLNELMALNPEVRFNVNDTITVGEPLFLENLIENALLENKNFLITQRQENVAFLELKELRASRLPTINLNATYATNTSNSDAGILTQNQRSGFNYGGNIALNVFNGFTLNRRIQNARVQQKIQTLAVDQYEIQLRSDIHRAFNTYKTNRDLLAVEEKNYQVAKESSEIALERFRLGIASYLEFRDAQVNLLTAENRLLTSLFNIKEQEIELRRLSGKIFFDNSFEELDLPSED; this is encoded by the coding sequence ATGAAGAAAATTAGCCTACTGCTCTTTTTGAGTGTTTTTGGAACAAGTATTTATGCCCAAAGTAATGAAGCTCTGGATCTGGAAAAGGCCATTACCATAGGTCTTGAGAAAAATCTGGATATCAAAATCGCTGTGGAAACAGTGGAGATTCAAGAGGGGAATGAGCGGATCGGATCTGGCGATTACCTGATGCCTCTAGTAGATGCAACGTATACCAGATCCTTCAGTAACGAAGATGTGGAACAGGTATTCGCCACAGATCCTGACCCGAGGACCATTGACAATGCAAAGTCAAACTCCAAAAATTTCAGTGTGGTAGGCATCTATGGTTTCCGTCCGGAGAGTTTTATCGTCTTAAAACGACTTGGGGTATTGACTGAAATCTTCGAACTAGATGCCAAAATAGCAGTGGAAAACACCGTGGCTAATATTTCCTCCGCATATTATAGATTGGTGTTAGAGCTACAGCGTCACAAAGTACTGCAGCGTACCTTGGAATTGAGCCAGGCTAGGCTGGATATTGCCGAGGCACAGTACTCTCTAGGTGGGGCCGGCAAAAGAGATTTCCTAACTGCTGAGGTAGACTACAACTCAGATCTAAGCTTGCTGCTGGGGCAAGAGCAGGTCATCCAAAATGCCCGGGTGAACCTCAATGAACTGATGGCTTTAAATCCAGAAGTTCGGTTCAATGTCAATGATACGATCACCGTAGGAGAACCGCTGTTTTTGGAAAATCTCATTGAGAATGCCCTGCTGGAAAACAAGAACTTCCTCATCACCCAAAGGCAGGAAAATGTAGCGTTCCTGGAGCTGAAAGAACTGCGCGCGAGCAGACTTCCGACGATCAACCTAAACGCCACTTATGCTACCAATACTTCCAATTCTGACGCAGGTATACTTACCCAAAACCAACGCTCGGGTTTTAACTATGGTGGAAATATAGCCCTGAATGTGTTCAACGGATTTACCTTGAACCGAAGAATTCAAAATGCCCGGGTACAGCAGAAAATCCAGACTTTGGCAGTAGACCAATATGAAATACAGTTGCGCTCAGATATCCACAGAGCCTTCAATACCTACAAGACCAATCGTGATCTTCTGGCAGTAGAAGAGAAGAACTATCAAGTGGCCAAAGAGAGCTCGGAGATTGCGTTGGAAAGGTTTAGACTAGGAATTGCTTCTTACCTGGAATTTCGGGATGCACAGGTGAATTTGCTTACGGCAGAAAACAGATTGCTCACCTCACTTTTTAACATAAAAGAGCAGGAAATCGAATTGAGAAGGCTCTCAGGAAAGATTTTCTTCGACAATAGCTTTGAAGAACTGGACTTGCCATCCGAAGATTAA
- a CDS encoding RidA family protein — protein sequence METPESNFSKLGLVLPPAPKPLGVYKPCLIDGKYLYLSGHGTVKEDGSLIMGRIGVDLDMEEGKLAARQVGLAMLATIQSNLGSLNRVKRVIKVLGMVNCIESFERHPYIINGCSELFASVWGEEYGIGVRSAVGMGSLPDNIPVEVEAVFELHEGA from the coding sequence ATGGAAACTCCAGAAAGTAATTTTTCCAAACTTGGCCTAGTCCTTCCTCCTGCCCCAAAACCTTTAGGGGTTTACAAGCCCTGTCTGATCGATGGCAAATACCTTTACCTCTCCGGTCATGGTACGGTTAAGGAAGACGGCAGCTTAATCATGGGCAGGATAGGAGTAGATCTGGATATGGAAGAAGGAAAACTTGCCGCCCGACAGGTAGGGCTGGCCATGCTCGCCACTATTCAGTCAAACCTAGGCTCACTCAACCGCGTAAAGCGGGTGATCAAAGTGTTGGGAATGGTCAATTGCATTGAAAGCTTTGAGCGGCATCCCTACATTATCAATGGCTGTAGCGAACTGTTTGCTTCAGTCTGGGGTGAGGAATACGGGATAGGCGTACGATCTGCTGTGGGTATGGGCTCTTTACCAGACAATATCCCTGTAGAAGTTGAGGCTGTATTTGAACTGCACGAGGGCGCTTAG
- a CDS encoding gluconate:H+ symporter produces MTILLVLLSIAILVLLIVWAKLNPFLAFLLASIAAGFLLGLPADQIAGSVQRGMGVLLGDLVIVIVTGAMLGKLVAESGAAQKIAGVLMKTFGEKHITWAMSFTGLVVGIPLFYNVGFVLLVPLAFTVAYQYKISAVYVGIPLLAALSVTHGFLPPHPSPAALVAQFEANMGLTLFYGFAIAIPTIIVAGPIFAKTLKNMQASPLKTFQADIKPESELPSTLNSFFTALLPVVLLVGTTALNLNAEGASSSSKLIAFVADPGIVMLISVLIATFTLGIKRDFNMKQIMDIYTVATKDIAMILLIVAGAGALKQIFTDTGVSQEIAEGLQSWEIHPLILAWTITAVIRVCVGSATVAGLTTAGIIAPLVTTMNVDPNLLVLSIGAGSLMFSHFNDAGFWMYKEFFNVSIKDTIKSWSLMETIVAVCGLIGVLILDVFI; encoded by the coding sequence ATGACCATTCTTCTTGTACTGCTCAGTATTGCGATCCTGGTATTGCTGATCGTCTGGGCCAAGCTCAATCCTTTTTTAGCTTTTCTCCTGGCATCCATTGCTGCAGGATTTTTATTAGGCTTGCCTGCGGATCAGATTGCAGGCTCAGTACAGCGGGGCATGGGTGTACTCCTAGGCGACCTAGTAATCGTGATAGTCACGGGAGCCATGCTGGGTAAGCTGGTGGCAGAAAGTGGTGCCGCCCAGAAAATCGCGGGTGTATTGATGAAAACTTTTGGTGAAAAACACATCACCTGGGCCATGTCCTTTACGGGTCTGGTAGTGGGCATTCCACTGTTTTACAATGTGGGTTTTGTGCTGCTGGTGCCGCTGGCTTTTACGGTAGCCTACCAGTATAAAATCTCTGCAGTGTATGTGGGTATTCCCCTTTTGGCAGCACTCTCGGTGACCCATGGCTTTCTGCCTCCTCACCCATCTCCAGCAGCACTAGTGGCACAGTTTGAAGCCAATATGGGACTGACACTATTTTATGGATTTGCGATCGCTATCCCTACCATCATTGTTGCTGGGCCGATTTTTGCCAAAACCCTGAAAAACATGCAGGCTAGTCCGCTGAAGACTTTCCAGGCAGATATCAAACCTGAATCTGAACTTCCAAGTACGCTTAATAGCTTTTTCACTGCCTTGCTCCCGGTGGTATTGCTGGTGGGCACCACTGCTTTGAACCTAAATGCGGAAGGAGCCAGCAGCAGCTCAAAGTTGATTGCCTTTGTGGCAGATCCGGGCATAGTCATGTTGATTTCTGTGTTGATCGCCACCTTTACGCTGGGAATCAAGCGGGATTTTAACATGAAGCAAATCATGGATATATACACGGTCGCAACCAAGGATATTGCTATGATTCTCCTAATCGTGGCCGGTGCAGGGGCTTTGAAACAGATTTTCACAGATACCGGAGTCAGCCAGGAAATCGCCGAAGGCCTTCAATCCTGGGAAATCCATCCCCTAATCCTAGCTTGGACCATCACTGCGGTGATCCGGGTATGTGTGGGGTCTGCCACGGTGGCCGGACTTACTACTGCTGGTATTATCGCACCGCTGGTCACTACTATGAACGTAGATCCCAACTTGCTGGTGCTATCTATAGGAGCTGGAAGTTTGATGTTTTCACATTTCAACGACGCCGGATTCTGGATGTACAAGGAATTCTTCAATGTAAGCATAAAGGACACCATTAAATCCTGGTCTTTGATGGAAACCATAGTAGCGGTTTGTGGACTGATCGGAGTACTGATCCTGGATGTATTTATTTAA
- a CDS encoding MltF family protein — protein MKKVFILFSTIVTLLLFGVQCTFLENYKSKKEKEEPYILDLNGIQNRGFIRAAVDNNSTGYYIYRGRRMGYEFELLRDLAKRLDVQLHLVLVSDIEKAFDYLASGQVDVIAFNLEESEERKEKAAFSIPLGKMNTVLVGNKNTPKIQAWEDLGTDTIYVREGAIYKSQLCAMKDSLQLDYTIFPTPDHEETLIDRVADGEIKWTIADQNIAQANATYYGDLNISWKVERDGEVSWVVRKNSTKLLSALNNWLEDKQKRFIPDLYAKYFLNSKNSYFRNTSPFSSLAGNQISVYDDIIKGGAAQLGWDWRLLASLVYKESRFDTVATSYAGAKGLLQLMPVTLERFGVTNPNDPQQSLMGGVRYLRYLDKFWLGRVPETSERIKFILASYNIGHGHVEDAWKLALKFGENTQSWESVSKYLELKSDPSYYTDPIVKSGYAKGHLAVNYVEDVMSVFDSYKALVEP, from the coding sequence ATGAAAAAAGTATTTATTCTATTCTCTACCATAGTTACCCTGCTGCTCTTCGGTGTGCAATGCACCTTCTTGGAGAATTATAAGAGTAAGAAGGAAAAGGAAGAGCCATACATACTTGACCTCAATGGGATTCAAAACCGGGGCTTTATCCGCGCTGCCGTGGACAATAACTCTACCGGTTACTACATCTACAGAGGCAGGCGCATGGGTTATGAGTTTGAACTGCTTCGTGACCTGGCCAAGCGACTGGATGTTCAGCTACATCTGGTTTTGGTTTCAGATATTGAAAAAGCCTTCGATTACCTGGCCTCTGGACAAGTGGATGTGATTGCCTTCAACTTGGAAGAAAGTGAGGAGCGCAAAGAAAAAGCTGCCTTCTCAATTCCTTTGGGCAAAATGAACACTGTTTTGGTGGGGAACAAAAACACGCCTAAAATCCAAGCCTGGGAAGATCTGGGTACCGATACCATATATGTGCGAGAGGGAGCAATCTACAAATCCCAATTGTGTGCCATGAAGGACTCCCTGCAGCTGGATTATACGATTTTCCCCACTCCAGACCATGAAGAAACCTTAATTGACCGCGTGGCTGATGGAGAGATCAAATGGACTATCGCAGATCAAAATATCGCTCAGGCTAATGCTACCTATTATGGTGACCTCAATATTTCCTGGAAAGTAGAACGCGACGGAGAAGTTTCTTGGGTAGTCCGGAAGAATTCCACCAAACTGCTTTCAGCATTGAATAATTGGCTGGAAGATAAGCAGAAGCGTTTTATCCCGGATCTATACGCTAAATATTTCCTGAATTCCAAAAACAGCTATTTCCGCAATACCAGCCCTTTTTCTTCCTTGGCAGGCAATCAGATCTCCGTTTACGATGATATCATCAAAGGTGGTGCTGCCCAACTTGGCTGGGACTGGAGGTTACTGGCTTCCCTGGTGTACAAGGAGTCCCGATTTGACACGGTGGCCACTTCTTATGCTGGCGCAAAAGGGCTGCTGCAACTGATGCCTGTGACCTTGGAGCGTTTTGGTGTGACCAACCCCAATGATCCCCAGCAATCCCTGATGGGAGGGGTGCGATACCTCCGGTATTTAGACAAGTTTTGGCTAGGCAGGGTACCTGAAACCAGCGAAAGAATCAAGTTTATCCTGGCTTCTTACAATATTGGTCATGGACACGTGGAAGATGCCTGGAAGCTGGCATTGAAATTTGGGGAAAATACCCAGAGCTGGGAATCTGTCTCCAAATATCTGGAGCTCAAATCCGACCCTAGCTACTACACCGATCCCATCGTGAAAAGCGGCTATGCCAAAGGACACTTAGCAGTGAACTATGTAGAGGATGTAATGAGTGTCTTCGATTCTTACAAAGCACTGGTGGAGCCCTAA